One region of Leishmania panamensis strain MHOM/PA/94/PSC-1 chromosome 28 sequence genomic DNA includes:
- a CDS encoding hypothetical protein (TriTrypDB/GeneDB-style sysID: LpmP.28.0010) yields the protein MRKVVLLTGRSGQRRWLTLRPECTVDSARYPLGYIPMDGSESIDSVYALLKRGHFVAPLNRIEVIHKVSLGVRALCRSEYPVLATQDVLTLYLREKEILGRVLIRRDFWTLMDFNDAELNQSFGVQNLYFDNYKWSQVLWRRFVAYVEEYFPVAEHTHLLYGEYVHLIRSFSSFEQGTSVKPALPKAIRLHPPYGALMPSKFTQEPILLLKRWLLNFRGPLMLHKALVVNAGSGVLAFVTKLCHVPMVRGVDPRPRFVEACRKDAARSPKLSNVSFQVAEMFPDLTDGMDEGPRKGKYDLVVFYPDEEIVSALWDGENDPYAPTSQGYAGKLEAFFEAVGPHLVENGVIALCCTNIHALLFPDAPHPIEYEVKLNRRFVILDYYDAPARYSGKIRTRFLEPAIECHPQWEKKLRSEVWILHKTESIGHFGFIHGIPGAKPPNMEKWRTKTMGLERQKALKDHVRLMGGDWGDYKGRLLRMLQEQTEEPEDDVAESIRIALDPTYPGVLAEGARKAVEAGEKEKQEFHRSVALEFCDCSPREAFRRRSF from the coding sequence ATGAGGAAAGTGGTCTTGCTCACGGGGCGCTCGGGTCAACGGCGATGGCTCACCCTGCGACCAGAGTGCACTGTCGACTCGGCTCGCTATCCTCTCGGTTATATACCAATGGACGGGAGCGAGTCGATTGATTCGGTGTATGCGCTCTTAAAGCGGGGCCATTTCGTTGCGCCACTGAATCGTATTGAGGTTATTCACAAAGTTAGCCTGGGTGTGCGGGCATTGTGTCGATCAGAGTATCCTGTACTCGCGACCCAAGATGTCCTGACGTTGTATctgagagaaaaagagatcCTTGGTCGTGTCCTTATCCGCCGCGACTTTTGGACGCTGATGGACTTCAATGATGCCGAGCTGAATCAAAGCTTTGGTGTGCAGAATTTGTACTTTGACAACTACAAATGGTCTCAGGTGTTGTGGCGGCGTTTTGTGGCCTATGTGGAGGAATACTTTCCGGTagcagagcacacacacctgctcTACGGAGAGTATGTGCACCTCATtcgcagcttctcctccttcgaaCAAGGGACCTCCGTGAAGCCGGCGCTGCCGAAAGCAATTCGGCTGCACCCGCCCTATGGTGCCCTGATGCCTAGCAAATTCACTCAGGAACCGATTTTACTCCTCAAAAGATGGCTGCTAAATTTTCGAGGACCTCTGATGCTGCATAAGGCGCTTGTGGTGAATGCAGGCTCAGGTGTGCTGGCGTTTGTCACAAAGCTGTGCCACGTGCCGATGGTGCGCGGTGTGGACCCTCGTCCGCGTTTTGTTGAGGCCTGCCGAAAGGATGCAGCTCGTTCGCCAAAGCTGTCGAATGTCAGTTTTCAGGTGGCGGAGATGTTTCCAGATTTAACTGATGGGATGGATGAGGGCCCCCGAAAGGGTAAATACGACCTTGTTGTTTTTTACCCGGATGAAGAAATCGTGTCTGCGCTATGGGATGGAGAAAATGACCCCTATGCGCCAACATCGCAGGGCTACGCTGGAAAGCTGGAAGCGTTTTTTGAAGCCGTAGGACCACACCTGGTGGAAAACGGTGTGATTGCCCTGTGCTGTACGAATATTCACGCATTGCTTTTTCCAGATGCACCACACCCTATCGAGTATGAGGTGAAGCTGAATCGGCGCTTTGTCATCCTCGATTATTACGACGCTCCGGCGCGGTACTCTGGCAAGATTCGCACAAGATTTTTGGAGCCTGCAATTGAATGCCATCCACAGTGGGAAAAAAAACTGCGGTCGGAGGTGTGGATTTTGCATAAAACGGAGTCTATCGGGCACTTTGGGTTCATTCATGGCATCCCTGGCGCCAAGCCACCGAATATGGAAAAGTGGCGGACGAAGACAATGGGGCTGGAGCGGCagaaggcgctgaaggaTCACGTGCGGTTGATGGGTGGAGACTGGGGCGACTACAAGGGTCGGCTCCTGAggatgctgcaggagcaaaCGGAGGAGCCGGAAGACGATGTGGCGGAGTCAATACGGATCGCTCTGGATCCAACATACCCGGGCGTCCTTGCGGAGGGCGCGCGGAAGGCGGTCGAGGCaggcgagaaagaaaagcaagaGTTTCACCGCTCCGTTGCGCTTGAGTTCTGCGATTGTTCGCCGAGAGAGGCATTTCGTAGAAGAAGCTTTTGA
- a CDS encoding hypothetical protein (TriTrypDB/GeneDB-style sysID: LpmP.28.0020), producing the protein MGCPWGGMHHGERIHDLLVDEARFAKKGYLESVPIEKLDEGTYQRKFKWDRGMAEYGNSGYRFLGVLPMWRELYFVRDGKISLVTSDKLLKRRSLLHALFGFGSG; encoded by the coding sequence ATGGGATGCCCGTGGGGTGGAATGCACCATGGCGAGCGCATCCACGATCTTCTGGTCGATGAGGCGCGATTTGCGAAAAAGGGCTATCTCGAGTCGGTGCCAATTGAAAAGCTCGATGAAGGAACGTACCAGCGTAAGTTTAAGTGGGACAGGGGCATGGCGGAGTACGGTAATAGCGGCTATCGTTTTCTTGGCGTGCTTCCGATGTGGAGGGAGCTCTATTTTGTTCGGGATGGAAAAATTAGCCTGGTGACTTCTGATaagctgctgaagaggcGGTCGCTGCTCCATGCACTTTTCGGGTTTGGTAGTGGGTGA
- a CDS encoding cell division cycle 6 (CDC6), putative (TriTrypDB/GeneDB-style sysID: LpmP.28.0030), producing the protein MFVLLLFPFPYSWLHSVETRIAGEPEMKRSRRATQQEDVVRALKEGVQALSISSTLSTRDLVCREDHARAIQEFLEDDKYRTMQIFGMPGTGKTATVNFVLAQLASRRDPKPTAVFLNGFVVQKSADIYFTLHHHLTKARLGVAERCPVAQCASNIEKRFRHGWGDKPSSLCVIVVDEVDKILEKHSKGLFKVVDWLTLPYANCKLITISNSMELQLDAKTKSRLGVINQLVFSSYGTQELREILLHRVGAIEPKLFADQAVNQLCTQTASHYGDVRRLLQSASAAICSVVMRIQDGGFDVPSTDGIITLREIHSVVRQIFHDRFVEFITTMRMPVLFITVAVIGKETEELIRKRDLHCRLPLERLLAITQQAQRKCMDVSRPISRVAFLEEMELLRQVSLIEVCVGEDRIPIHSVEELLDCKEDVYVLLLQPYQMIVDSCRLHDAFGATYGAVLHL; encoded by the coding sequence ATGTTTGTACTTCtgcttttcccttttccatATTCGTGGTTGCACTCAGTAGAGACGAGGATTGCTGGGGAGCCGGAAATGAAGCGCAGCCGGCGAGCGACGCAGCAGGAGGACGTGGTACGGGCGCTTAAGGAAGGCGTGCAGGCGTTGAGTATTTCGAGCACCCTCTCCACAAGGGACCTTGTTTGCAGGGAGGACCACGCGCGCGCAATACAAGAGTTCCTTGAAGATGACAAGTACCGCACCATGCAAATATTTGGAATGCCTGGTACAGGCAAGACGGCTACCGTGAACTTTGTGCTGGCGCAACTGGCGTCACGGCGGGATCCGAAACCTACCGCCGTGTTCCTTAATGGATTCGTTGTTCAAAAGAGCGCCGATATCTATTTTACTCTCCATCATCATTTGACAAAGGCAAGACTTGGTGTGGCGGAGCGCTGCCCGGTGGCGCAGTGCGCATCCAACATTGAGAAGCGCTTCCGGCATGGATGGGGAGACAAGCCGTCCTCTCTGTGCGTTATTGTGGTCGACGAGGTGGATAAAATTCTCGAAAAGCATTCCAAGGGACTCTTCAAGGTAGTGGATTGGCTTACCCTTCCGTACGCCAACTGTAAGCTGATCACCATCTCCAACAGCATGGAGCTGCAGCTAGATGCGAAGACGAAGAGCCGCCTTGGCGTGATCAATCAGCTTGTGTTTTCGTCGTATGGCACTCAGGAGCTGCGTGAGATTCTTTTGCACCGTGTTGGTGCAATTGAGCCGAAACTATTTGCGGATCAGGCAGTCAATCAGCTCTGCACGCAGACGGCGTCGCACTATGGCGACGTGCGGCGGCTTTTGCAGTCTGCGTCCGCTGCTATTTGTAGTGTCGTAATGCGTATTCAGGATGGCGGATTCGACGTCCCATCCACTGATGGCATTATCACGCTGCGGGAGATCCATAGTGTTGTGCGACAGATTTTCCACGACAGGTTTGTGGAGTTTATCACGACCATGCGAATGCCCGTACTGTTCATCACTGTGGCTGTCATTGGCAAAGAGACAGAGGAGCTCATCAGGAAGAGGGACCTGCACTGTCGCCTACCGCTGGAGCGCCTTCTGGCCATcacgcagcaggcgcagcggaAGTGCATGGACGTCTCGCGTCCAATTTCTCGGGTAGCGTTTCTGGAGGAAATGGAGCTGCTACGGCAAGTTTCTCTGATAGAGGTCTGTGTCGGGGAAGACCGCATTCCCATTCACTCTgtcgaggagctgcttgACTGCAAGGAGGACGTCTATGTGTTGCTGCTTCAACCATATCAAATGATAGTGGACTCCTGCCGCCTGCACGATGCATTTGGCGCAACGTACGGGGCAGTGCTCCACTTGTGA
- a CDS encoding hypothetical protein (TriTrypDB/GeneDB-style sysID: LpmP.28.0040) has translation MPPPYKKPISGFAAAAKVLFDSAQRVGAVQPLEHSAKQYAQQLKKIQSHSKKRGGSLGGVSYKVEEFLAAQRAPIPQQARPGQPKERTIAKRVPLIEIPVITAKATAARTPATERERGLPLGPPPSLTSLFATKTELHDVAAPASPSLLPPTAAESTAPATPPVEEVFITEDKPLFEVRQQVVPLPSPEAVIQPAVVCAKLQDASTHARKVKPVISIPIASVSTATVEAAAEEAVGSSATTNFSVDAWEQQRERELQQLQKKQEEEELQRLAVVREQEHETLGKEWVKRRTYKVSFEAERTAVTELLGELFVADSANTALSIFQKMLDFGTRASALLPAALASVAYRIRAAPPSERRDLKRVLLDAMEKAKLPDHVVRKAHLLVSGGTDFLAAFGALTAEEKQHLDSRIILRAIQILAWNGRWEDALELAKRSRSNFRSGSDVMDLALLRASQLLEEGPRKELVTYATQNLTESGRLGVQAKLLIATSERGTYRRTLLKQLTASSDVDESIYAELILRSDKSQTEALLAEIAARGLNKDDPVVLGAVAMKALNNELPEEAFKEIHRQVAKIGLQAIHVRVATMTAAQHPTEEVLRQASAIVQMAAPVARGPGLRKLLPILYEQNMLDEIVHLADSTNESVPLAKLMPRAVAFVNEALLKVGRKPLSDVRVSDIGFSRLTGGTAASLPCKLDDGRAASVIADIAGLTERMLLYAKEQQWSEALEVVKGLPTAIKADASAVTLLYNCALSAAVEHPERVKDAYALMGSRRVKVNATTVNTVLSSLSKSSIWREALEFFNATPLEQRDNNTYLVYFALLGKHNLWREAAEAYDKTRMAIPKLPAAMFSLIIGTTRGHDWQATLRIFQDMLKSYGAGVKDSVVTQVIRCLEENSRTAEIAKLEKELAKRKKKKK, from the coding sequence ATGCCGCCTCCATATAAAAAGCCCATTTCCGGTTTTGCGGCTGCCGCGAAGGTCCTTTTCGACTCTGCTCAGCGTGTTGGCGCAGTTCAGCCTCTGGAGCACAGTGCCAAGCAATACGCACAGCAGCTCAAGAAGATCCAGTCTCATAGCAAGAAGCGAGGGGGCTCTCTGGGTGGTGTATCCTACAAGGTGGAGGAGTTTTTGGCGGCACAGAGAGCACCTATTCCTCAGCAAGCGCGTCCCGGACAACCGAAGGAGCGGACGATCGCGAAGAGGGTGCCTCTGATTGAGATTCCTGTTATCACAGCAAAGGCCACTGCAGCGAGAACTCCtgccacagagagagagagaggcctgCCGCTCGGGCCGCCTCCGAGCCTGACCTCTTTGTTTGCCACAAAGACAGAGCTGCACGATGTAGCGGCGCCAGCGTCACCGTCACTGCTTCCCCCTACTGCGGCAGAGTCTACGGCGCCAGCTACACCTCCCGTCGAGGAGGTTTTTATTACCGAAGACAAGCCCTTGTTTgaggtgcggcagcaagTAGTGCCACTGCCTTCACCGGAGGCCGTCATTCAGCCAGCCGTTGTCTGTGCAAAGCTGCAGGACGCGTCAACACATGCCCGCAAAGTCAAGCCGGTTATTAGTATTCCCATTGCTTCGGTGAGCACCGCCACagtggaagcggcagcagaggaagcggTTGGTAGTTCGGCGACAACAAATTTTTCGGTGGATGCatgggagcagcagcgcgagcgggAGCTGCAACAGCTGCAGAAGaaacaggaggaggaggagctgcagcgcctcgcagTCGTGCGAGAACAGGAGCATGAAACCCTCGGGAAGGAATGGGTGAAGCGCCGCACTTACAAAGTGTCGTTTGAGGCAGAGCGCACCGCGGTCACGGAGCTCTTAGGCGAGTTGTTCGTCGCAGATTCTGCTAATACTGCCCTCTCGATATTTCAGAAGATGCTTGATTTTGGCACGCGGgcctcagcgctgctgcctgctgctcttgcgtcTGTGGCCTACCGCATTCGTGCCGCGCCCCCCAGCGAGCGGCGCGACCTTAAGCGCGTTCTTCTCGACgcgatggagaaggcgaagctTCCTGATCATGTGGTGCGAAAGGCACACTTGCTGGTGTCTGGCGGCACCGACTTCTTGGCAGCGTTCGGAGCTTTgacagcagaggagaagcagcacctAGACAGCCGTATCATCCTGCGAGCAATCCAGATTCTCGCGTGGAATGGGCGATGGGAGGACGCGCTAGAGCTCGCCAAGCGAAGTCGCTCAAACTTTCGCAGCGGGAGCGATGTGATGGATCTTGCTTTGCTGAGGGCGagccagctgctggaggaggggcCACGCAAAGAGCTTGTGACCTACGCGACTCAGAATCTGACGGAGAGCGGTCGCCTGGGCGTGCAAGCCAAACTGCTTATAGCGACCTCCGAACGTGGCACCTATCGCCGTACAttgctgaagcagctgacAGCGTCCTCGGATGTGGACGAGAGCATCTACGCAGAGCTTATTCTGCGCTCGGACAAGAGCCAAACGGAGGCGCTCCTAGCTGAAATCGCTGCCAGAGGACTGAACAAGGACGACCCTGTAGTGCTTGGCGCCGTCGCGATGAAGGCGCTCAACAACGAGCTACCCGAAGAGGCCTTCAAGGAGATCCATCGACAAGTCGCCAAGATTGGTCTCCAGGCGATTCACGTACGCGTTGCGACGATGACAGCCGCGCAGCATCcgacggaggaggtgctgcggcaggcgagTGCGATAGTGCAGATGGCCGCACCAGTGGCTCGGGGCCCCGGCCTACGCAAGCTGTTGCCCATCCTTTACGAACAGAACATGCTTGATGAGATTGTCCACTTGGCCGACTCCACAAACGAGTCTGTGCCGCTGGCGAAGCTGATGCCCCGTGCCGTGGCTTTCGTGAATGAGGCACTTCTGAAGGTAGGCCGTAAGCCGCTTAGCGATGTACGAGTCAGCGATATCGGTTTTTCGCGCTTGACGGGAGGCACAGCCGCTAGCCTGCCCTGCAAGCTTGATGACGGGCGGGCGGCGAGCGTGATTGCCGACATTGCGGGGCTAACGGAGAGGATGCTCCTCTACGCAAAGGAGCAACAGTGGTCTGAAGCACTGGAGGTGGTGAAAGGACTTCCAACAGCCATCAAGGCTGACGCGTCGGCGGTAACCCTGCTGTACAATTGCGCCTTGAGCGCCGCTGTTGAACACCCGGAGAGGGTCAAAGATGCTTATGCGCTCATGGGCAGTCGTAGGGTGAAGGTGAACGCAACGACGGTCAACACGGTGCTAAGTAGCCTGAGCAAATCATCCATATGGCGGGAGGCCCTCGAGTTCTTTAACGCCACACCTCTCGAGCAGCGAGACAACAACACGTATCTCGTCTACTTTGCGCTGCTAGGAAAACACAATTtgtggagggaggcagcTGAGGCCTACGACAAGACGCGCATGGCCATTCCGAAACTCCCTGCTGCGATGTTTTCTCTCATCATTGGTACAACAAGAGGGCACGACTGGCAGGCCACGTTGCGAATTTTTCAGGACATGTTGAAGTCATATGGTGCTGGTGTGAAGGACAGCGTCGTGACACAGGTGATTCGCTGCCTGGAGGAGAACAGCAGGACGGCTGAGATCGCAAAGCTTGAAAAGGAGTTGGCAaagcggaagaagaagaagaagtaA
- a CDS encoding dynein regulatory complex subunit, putative (TriTrypDB/GeneDB-style sysID: LpmP.28.0050): protein MPVVKKASKKGIRRKILSGVELERMRAEESEKRCRQLMLLQSRLREIIAEEKDMSNTVSGSIDARWMRFLRVCKQRELVAEIEVLRRTFETTLDRKEASSAALLEQLSVAEEQCRHVFRSHMDVVSSLRELHIARTKDLEGELEATVVEMQQDFEYERAELELKHRIEMDDLRLVLDNMAAEAEMLEKKLQEETSEGRETAAEKMDEEKRQMEIDLSKAEDALRGELDSRYKNFMSTAQGNMKEYTVKCKEDQDTTERIAAQLRKIEKLQSSVSSWRTNIARNAKEWESRNAAIQAERDATLAHLKRLKEKMQRWRQLQSRALVELVKEASATEEALQATSKRAARLLRLVELCKPMETEREQVLLHEANISAAAAEGEAKRRIATSGFGNEQNDGLPGGNGAPAANEKWFSLDRFWVKHNKVVLDNAALAQERFLLEEENRGLQEVLKQYLEDVSISDEVMRQSNTLLRTKVANPNVVQATNARDGGSVRGYNVVEGNKFVNDQVRHTIKH, encoded by the coding sequence ATGCCAGTCGTCAAGAAAGCATCCAAAAAGGGCATACGGAGGAAGATCCTTAGTGGTGTCGAACTCGAGAGGATGCGGGCGGAGGAGTCGGAAAAGCGGTGTCGGCAGCTGATGCTATTGCAGAGTCGCCTGCGCGAGATTATTGCGGAAGAGAAGGATATGTCCAACACAGTCTCTGGGTCCATCGATGCTCGCTGGATGCGCtttttgcgtgtgtgcaagCAGCGGGAGCTAGTGGCCGAAATAGAGGTGCTTCGACGGACGTTCGAGACGACTCTGGACCGAAAGGAAGCCTCCTCTGCGGCGCTTTTGGAGCAGCTGAGtgtggcggaggagcagtgTCGTCATGTCTTTCGCTCTCACATGGATGTTGTCAGCTCTCTGCGAGAGCTGCACATAGCGCGCACAAAGGACCTGGAGGGAGAGCTCGAAGCCACTGTTGTAGAGATGCAGCAGGACTTCGAGTATGAGAGGGCCGAGTTGGAGCTGAAGCACCGGATTGAGATGGATGACCTGCGACTGGTTCTGGACAACATGGCGGCCGAGGCAGAGATGTTGGagaagaagctgcaggaggagacgTCTGAGGGTCGCGAAACGGCTGCCGAGAAGATggacgaggaaaagaggcagaTGGAAATAGACCTCAGCAAGGCCGAGGATGCTCTCCGCGGTGAGCTGGACTCACGCTACAAGAATTTCATGTCTACTGCACAGGGAAACATGAAGGAGTACACGGTGAAGTGTAAGGAGGACCAGGACACAACGGAGCGTATTGCTGCCCAGCTGCGCAAGATCGAAAAACTGCAAAGCAGCGTTTCCTCGTGGCGCACCAACATCGCTCGTAACGCAAAAGAGTGGGAAAGCCGTAACGCAGCTATCCAGGCAGAACGGGACGCTACACTAGCTCACCTGAAGAGGCTGAAAGAGAAgatgcagcggtggcggcagctgcaaTCGAGGGCACTCGTGGAGCTTGTGAAGGAGGCGAGCGCAACCGAGGAAGCGCTGCAGGCGACCTCGAAGCGAGCCGCGCGTCTTCTGCGGCTAGTGGAGCTGTGCAAGCCGATGGAGACGGAGCGCGAGCAGGTGCTTTTGCACGAGGCGAATAtttcagctgcggcagccgaaGGCGAAGCAAAGCGGCGTATTGCCACCAGCGGTTTTGGGAACGAGCAGAACGATGGCCTGCCTGGTGGCAATGGCGCACCGGCTGCAAATGAGAAGTGGTTCTCGCTGGACCGCTTCTGGGTGAAGCACAACAAGGTGGTGCTGGATAATGCAGCGTTGGCGCAGGAGCGCTTTCTTttagaggaggagaaccGAGGTTTGCAGGAGGTTCTCAAACAGTACTTGGAGGATGTCTCCATCAGCGATGAAGTGATGCGTCAGAGCAACACCCTTCTTCGCACAAAGGTAGCCAACCCCAACGTCGTTCAGGCCACGAACGCGCGCGACGGTGGGAGCGTGAGGGGCTACAATGTTGTGGAGGGAAACAAATTTGTCAACGACCAGGTCCGCCACACCATCAAGCACTAG
- a CDS encoding hypothetical protein (TriTrypDB/GeneDB-style sysID: LpmP.28.0060) yields the protein MRSFGRRTLISLAPDAARRCIASQEPCTPEGICELLRQAEKEREKRELTVDQRKVVFTAASSGDHRSRIAAAEAFDIAAAGLPRPPNFCYMTVSVDYTGMIDAPEVVWFNMCKANGFTPSSVKAGALHMLGGMVCHQRLGGGYIQVILGCIPDLETDSFTFDAVPEKDEIVAAHRTPPAVAFAMLDTGLALQYEQALSAHLSSLSSSLGQGCPLVGGLYPPIGSVTESGEQGSKMADSIFFINDRVYRGSAAAVVLRSNLLKAHATSVVPSISLGSATVTDVVCEGGVATMRTLDSLPATEVVKEIYALPEIAEKPSKVFLGLRYGDVHVPVPFVGIPDRGELIFSLPPGITLSQADTVDFLVDDVELDTEIAASLLISMEKNLAPIFVEKDINVAREARRNIVASSTAAFHFSHGGLNTLAKPDVPVLSLGSSGAIFVPPILQRCVGRSCPNSGFFSPGQVATVANLTTIFPRSSTYCFMQGTE from the coding sequence ATGCGGTCCTTTGGGCGACGTACACTCATCTCTCTGGCGCCGGATGCTGCTCGCCGGTGCATTGCGTCACAGGAGCCGTGCACACCGGAGGGAATTTGCGAGCTGCTACggcaggcggagaaggagcgagagaagcgtgAGCTCACTGTCGATCAGCGCAAGGTGGTATTTactgccgccagcagcggtgatCATCGTTcgcgcatcgctgctgcggaggcgtTCGACATAGCGGCTGCAGGGCTGCCGCGACCACCGAACTTTTGCTACATGACCGTTTCGGTAGATTATACCGGTATGATAGATGCACCTGAGGTCGTCTGGTTCAACATGTGCAAGGCGAATGGTTTCACACCGTCCTCAGTGAAGGCTGGAGCCCTGCACATGCTGGGAGGGATGGTGTGTCATCAACGCCTGGGAGGGGGCTACATTCAAGTGATTCTTGGCTGCATTCCGGACTTGGAAACAGACTCATTTACGTTCGACGCTGTTCCGGAGAAAGACGAGATCGTGGCGGCACATCGAACGCCGCCAGCGGTAGCCTTCGCTATGCTTGATACTGGCCTTGCTCTCCAGTACGAGCAGGCTCTCTCAGCGCATCTCAGCAGTCTCAGCAGTTCATTGGGCCAGGGGTGCCCTTTGGTTGGTGGACTGTACCCTCCTATTGGCAGTGTGACAGAAAGCGGAGAGCAGGGTAGCAAGATGGCGGACTCGATCTTCTTCATCAATGACCGTGTTTACCGGggcagtgcggctgcggtTGTGTTGCGCAGCAATCTCTTGAAGGCCCACGCGACGAGTGTGGTTCCATCGATTTCCCTTGGGAGCGCTACTGTGACTGATGTTGTGTGCGAGGGTGGCGTTGCTACGATGCGGACGCTGGACAGCCTGCCTGCCACGGAAGTTGTCAAGGAGATTTACGCACTGCCCGAAATTGCGGAGAAGCCGAGCAAAGTATTTCTCGGTCTGCGATACGGCGATGTGCATGTGCCTGTGCCATTCGTGGGGATCCCAGATAGGGGTGAACtcatcttttctcttcctccggGTATCACTTTAAGCCAAGCGGACACTGTGGATTTTCTCGTAGATGACGTAGAGCTAGACACGGAAATAGCTGCAAGCCTCTTGATCAGCATGGAGAAGAACCTTGCGCCGATCTTTGTCGAGAAGGACATCAACGTTGCGCGCGAGGCGCGTCGTAATATTGTTGCATCCTCCACTGCGGCATTTCACTTCTCGCACGGTGGATTGAACACCTTGGCCAAACCAGACGTTCCTGTCCTCAGCTtgggcagcagtggagcAATCTTTGTGCCGCCGATtttgcagcgctgcgtgggCCGCTCGTGCCCGAACAGTGGCTTTTTCTCGCCTGGCCAGGTAGCCACGGTGGCAAATCTTACCACCATCTTTCCCCGGTCTAGCACGTACTGCTTTATGCAGGGAACGGAGTAG
- a CDS encoding hypothetical protein (TriTrypDB/GeneDB-style sysID: LpmP.28.0070) — translation MPRHTSVENMSSTTRELRRSASSIATELWSPDELYKADPQVDVLQPILSPLEVDARQFCAFRMSLLLAPFEVLEDYWAPQGEDTDLLVDYGVFDVTCREMRRDGRPDVSTTGIIAEQCKTTSWFRFTSTLSRRSFVVDRSAVHVQTLVEALRYSFSHLLFPTDSETSEGACNVLFQFIVHHWSRLSAYFPLLYFLFEVQERPFSAFYKQLATLVQTRKANDAAACDALRPKKSATMFSWFSSKPKEAELGMMDKLEIISTLKSMLPQTFEKRYMVVLANREQFRRMQRFSGEYVASLTREVSAYQALAEGFVVHPLASSAVEGWYSSSALEAMAEENAAVKQALTAVQQFVLRKSSLANEFLLSNVKAMLQCEYEISVIANSLVVFYEELVMRAKMVSENTMLLSGEVPLPVGCEASTRAESLSNAREVNQRYTLEFSKRHQQFDGEVVHAEAVIKTHMRRLCIFCGHVVKTIASYTNAEYYEEYLRPLAPSRTDGVTGYYSSHALKACLGVKEGEEESTFAIDREGA, via the coding sequence ATGCCTCGGCACACAAGCGTAGAAAATATGTCCTCTACAACGCGTGAACTGAGGCGATCAGCCTCTAGCATCGCGACGGAGCTCTGGTCTCCGGATGAGCTGTACAAGGCCGATCCCCAGGTTGATGTCTTACAGCCAATTTTGAGTCCCCTTGAAGTGGACGCCCGGCAATTTTGCGCGTTCCGtatgtcgctgctgctggcgccgttTGAGGTTCTCGAGGACTACTGGGCACCACAGGGTGAAGACACCGACCTTCTCGTCGATTACGGCGTCTTTGATGTGACATGCAGGGAGATGCGGCGGGACGGTCGACCAGATGTGAGCACGACGGGGATCATCGCCGAGCAGTGTAAGACAACCTCATGGTTTCGCTTCACGAGCACACTCTCTCGCCGATCGTTTGTCGTTGATCGCTCTGCAGTGCACGTGCAGACACTcgtcgaggcgctgcggtaCTCCTTTTCCCATCTCTTGTTTCCAACGGACTCGGAGACGAGCGAGGGGGCATGCAATGTACTTTTCCAGTTCATTGTGCACCATTGGTCGAGGCTCTCAGCATATTTTCCTTTGCTGTACTTTCTTTTTGAGGTACAGGAGCGGCCCTTCTCGGCCTTTTACAAGCAGCTCGCTACCCTAGTCCAGACGCGGAAAGCCAacgatgccgctgcgtgtGATGCCCTCAGGCCGAAGAAGAGCGCCACGATGTTCTCGTGGTTCTCGTCAAAGCCAAAGGAAGCTGAACTCGGCATGATGGACAAGCTGGAGATTATCAGCACCCTCAAGTCGATGCTGCCGCAGACGTTTGAGAAGCGTTACATGGTTGTCCTCGCCAATCGTGAGCAGTTTAGAAGAATGCAGCGCTTCTCTGGGGAGTATGTGGCCTCCCTGACGAGAGAAGTATCCGCGTATCAGGCGCTCGCGGAGGGTTTCGTTGTGCATCCCCTTGCCTCGAGCGCTGTCGAAGGCTGGTACTCGTCTAGCGCTCTCGAAGCTATGGCAGAAGAAAATGCAGCTGTAAAGCAGGCGTtgacagcggtgcagcagttTGTATTGCGCAAGAGCTCTCTTGCCAACGAGTTTCTTCTTTCCAACGTTAAGGCTATGTTGCAATGCGAGTATGAGATCAGCGTCATCGCGAACTCACTCGTGGTGTTCTACGAGGAGCTGGTTATGCGTGCAAAAATGGTGAGCGAAAACACAATGCTGTTGTCGGGAGAGGTACCCCTTCCGGTGGGATGTGAAGCTTCCACACGGGCAGAGAGCCTGTCAAACGCCCGAGAGGTAAACCAGCGATATACGCTTGAGTTCTCCAAGAGGCACCAGCAGTTTGACGGGGAGGTAGTGCATGCGGAGGCGGTGATCAAGACGCATATGAGGCGTCTCTGCATCTTCTGCGGGCACGTGGTGAAGACGATTGCATCTTACACGAACGCAGAATACTATGAGGAGTACTTACGTCCTCTTGCCCCTTCACGGACTGACGGCGTTACAGGCTACTACTCTTCTCACGCACTCAAGGCGTGCCTCGGTGtcaaggagggggaggaagaatCTACCTTCGCCATAGATCGCGAAGGTGCCTAG